The DNA sequence ATAGCAGAAACAGACCAATTCCTACGCCTGTGCCGTGGGCTACCCCCATGGGCAAATTACGCAGTATCCATGCACGAATGCCCGTGGCAGAAATGATGGTAAACAGTATCCCCATCAAAAAAACGGCACCTAAAGCTACCGGCACACTGATGTGCTGCCCCAACACCAGGCTGAATGCAGTAAAAGCAGTTAACGAAATAGCACAGCCAATTGCCATAGGTAAATTGGCCCAGAACCCCATCAGTAAAGAACCAAAACCGGCCACCAGACAGGTCGCGACAAAAACCGCTCCGGGAGGAAAACCCGCTTTACCGAGCATTGAGGGAACAACAATGACAGAGTAAACCATCGCCAGAAATGTGGTCAGGCCAGCCACAACTTCCTGACGCGGTGAACTGCCTCGTTCTGAAATTTTAAAAAAGGCATCTAATCGCCCTTTTGACTGGGTTACTGGTGCAGACATACGGGAGTTCCCCTGAGATATAATGAATAAATTTGACATACCATGGCGTAGCACAACCCTCTACTGAGGCAATAATCCCCAACTGCTGTTACCAGCGTCGGGATATGGTGCAAACGTTTACGTCATGTGAAATAACGTGTAATCACTATTACAGCAACGGATTATCCTGTCTTTACTACACGCTTTTCAACACCCAGGCAGATTAATTTTCTTGCTGCCCGCGGGGAGACCCTCTGTCAGGCTGGCTCTGGTGCTTGGGTTACTCTCTCGTTAACGGCTCATCATCCGTTGAGGCCGCCTCCAGCAAAATAGCCCCCGTCCCACGCTCGCTCAGCTTATCTTCCGGATTGCGTAGTGGGCAATCGGCCATAGAGAGACATCCACAACCGATACAACCCTCCAGATCATCACGTAAACCGGTCAGCGTTGCTATACGTCTGTCCAGCTCTTCGCGCCAGCGAACAGTTAACCCCTTCCATTCTTTCGGGGTGATTCTTTGACCGGGAGGAAACAGTGTCAGATGGTCGCCTATGGTTGCCAGTGGAATACCAATCCGCTGAGCAATTTTGATAATCGCCACC is a window from the Erwinia sp. genome containing:
- the soxR gene encoding Redox-sensitive transcriptional activator SoxR (ID:JIFNMEKO_02769;~source:Prodigal:2.6); its protein translation is MKKKHSSIRKHELTPGDVARRCGVAVSALHFYESKGLISSFRNAGNQRRYHRDVLRRVAIIKIAQRIGIPLATIGDHLTLFPPGQRITPKEWKGLTVRWREELDRRIATLTGLRDDLEGCIGCGCLSMADCPLRNPEDKLSERGTGAILLEAASTDDEPLTRE